The Streptomyces sp. NBC_00224 genome has a window encoding:
- a CDS encoding GntR family transcriptional regulator encodes MDRTSPVPLYFQLSQQLEAAIERGTLTPGSLLGNEIDLAGRLGLSRPTVRQAIQALVDKGLLVRRRGVGTQVVHSQVKRPLELSSLYDDLEAAGQKPATKVLRNTVEPATAEVAAALGVPEGSDVHLVERLRYAHGEPMAELRNYLPPGLLALDTAHLEATGLYRLMRGAGITLHSARQSVGARAATAAEAELLAEAEGAPLLTMQRTTFDDTGRAVEFGTHVYRASRYAFEFQLLVRP; translated from the coding sequence GTGGACCGCACCAGCCCGGTCCCGCTCTACTTCCAGCTGTCCCAGCAGCTGGAGGCGGCCATCGAGCGGGGCACCCTCACGCCCGGCAGCCTCCTCGGCAACGAGATCGACCTCGCGGGCCGCCTCGGCCTGTCCCGCCCCACCGTCCGCCAGGCCATCCAGGCCCTGGTCGACAAGGGCCTCCTGGTGCGCCGCAGGGGCGTCGGCACCCAGGTGGTGCACAGCCAGGTCAAGCGCCCGCTGGAGCTGAGCAGCCTCTACGACGACCTGGAGGCGGCCGGGCAGAAACCCGCCACCAAGGTGCTGCGCAACACCGTGGAACCGGCCACCGCGGAGGTGGCGGCGGCGCTCGGCGTGCCCGAGGGCAGCGACGTCCATCTGGTGGAGCGGCTGCGGTACGCCCACGGCGAGCCGATGGCCGAGCTGCGCAACTACCTGCCGCCCGGGCTGCTCGCGCTCGACACCGCACATCTGGAGGCCACCGGCCTGTACCGGCTGATGCGCGGCGCGGGGATCACGCTGCACAGCGCCCGGCAGTCGGTGGGGGCGCGGGCCGCCACCGCCGCCGAGGCGGAGCTCCTCGCCGAGGCCGAGGGCGCGCCGCTGCTGACCATGCAGCGCACCACGTTCGACGACACCGGGCGGGCCGTGGAGTTCGGCACGCACGTCTACCGGGCGTCGCGGTACGCCTTCGAGTTCCAGCTGCTCGTACGGCCGTGA
- a CDS encoding substrate-binding domain-containing protein, which produces MRIPRTAATATAVVAALALAVAGCSSSGGKSSQDKAEDGASGGKGVSTPRMKIAMITHSGEGDTFWDIVQSGAKQAAAKDNVNFLYSANKEGQQQSQLVQAAIDQKVDGIVVTLAKPEAVQDVVKKAVAAGIPVVTINSGAQYSKQLGAIGHIGQDEGVAGEAVGEQLNAGGKKKAVCVIHEQGNVSLEERCAGVKKTFKGSVENLNVDGTNTPAATSSIEAKLQTGSSGTAIDAVVTLGAPMAAAAVKAKAGAKSSAEVDTFDLNAAVIKQFKAKEIGFAVDQQPYLQGYLAVDELWLQKTNGNVVGGGRPVLTGPAIVTEKDVPALEKYTARGTR; this is translated from the coding sequence ATGCGCATACCCCGCACGGCAGCCACGGCGACAGCGGTCGTCGCCGCGCTCGCACTCGCGGTCGCCGGATGCAGCAGCTCGGGCGGCAAGAGCTCGCAGGACAAGGCCGAGGACGGCGCCTCGGGAGGCAAGGGCGTCTCCACGCCCCGGATGAAGATCGCGATGATCACCCATTCGGGCGAGGGCGACACCTTCTGGGACATCGTCCAGAGCGGCGCGAAACAGGCCGCCGCCAAGGACAACGTCAACTTCCTCTATTCGGCCAACAAGGAGGGCCAGCAGCAGTCGCAGCTGGTCCAGGCGGCCATCGACCAGAAGGTCGACGGGATCGTGGTCACGCTGGCCAAGCCGGAGGCGGTCCAGGACGTCGTCAAGAAGGCGGTCGCGGCGGGCATTCCGGTCGTCACCATCAACTCCGGTGCCCAGTACTCCAAACAGCTCGGCGCGATCGGCCACATCGGGCAGGACGAGGGCGTCGCCGGCGAGGCCGTCGGCGAGCAGCTGAACGCGGGCGGCAAGAAGAAGGCCGTCTGTGTGATCCACGAGCAGGGCAACGTATCGCTGGAGGAGCGGTGCGCCGGGGTGAAGAAGACCTTCAAGGGCTCGGTCGAGAACCTGAACGTCGACGGGACCAACACGCCCGCCGCCACGTCCTCCATCGAGGCGAAACTCCAGACCGGCTCCTCGGGAACGGCCATCGACGCGGTGGTCACGCTCGGCGCGCCGATGGCGGCCGCGGCGGTCAAGGCCAAGGCCGGCGCGAAGAGCTCCGCCGAGGTCGACACCTTCGATCTCAACGCGGCCGTGATCAAGCAGTTCAAGGCCAAGGAGATCGGCTTCGCGGTCGACCAGCAGCCCTATCTCCAGGGGTATCTGGCGGTCGACGAGCTGTGGCTCCAGAAGACCAACGGCAATGTCGTCGGCGGCGGCAGGCCGGTCCTCACCGGCCCCGCGATCGTCACCGAGAAGGACGTGCCGGCGCTGGAGAAGTACACCGCTCGCGGTACCCGATGA
- a CDS encoding sugar ABC transporter substrate-binding protein: MARVRTGVRAIGAVLAAVLGASLVGCSSTGGKRAEDARKAASAQGKAAVNTPRWKIAMITHSGDGDTFWDIVQSGAKQAAVKDNIDFLYSHSDQGQQQAQFVQAAIDQKVDGIVVTLAKPDAMKDVVAKAAKAGIPVITVNSGSEKSKDFGALTHIGQDETIAGEAVGEELNKRGRKKALCVLHEQGNVGHEQRCAGTKKAFKGDLQNLYVTGTNMPDVQSSIEAKLQADKSIDSVVTLGAPFADTAVKAKDSAGSSAEVDTFDLNAKVAAELKDGTLGFAVDQQPYLQGYEAVDLLWLYKYNGDVLGGGLPVLTGPQIITKDAAAELEEYTKRGTR; the protein is encoded by the coding sequence GTGGCAAGGGTTCGGACAGGGGTACGCGCGATCGGCGCGGTGCTGGCGGCGGTGCTCGGAGCTTCCCTGGTGGGATGCAGCAGCACCGGGGGCAAGCGCGCCGAGGATGCGCGCAAGGCCGCCTCGGCGCAGGGCAAGGCGGCGGTGAACACCCCCCGCTGGAAGATCGCCATGATCACCCACTCGGGCGACGGCGACACCTTCTGGGACATCGTCCAGAGCGGCGCCAAGCAGGCCGCCGTCAAGGACAACATCGACTTCCTGTACTCGCACAGCGACCAGGGCCAGCAGCAGGCGCAGTTCGTGCAGGCGGCCATCGACCAGAAGGTCGACGGCATCGTCGTCACCCTCGCGAAGCCGGACGCGATGAAGGACGTCGTCGCCAAGGCCGCCAAGGCCGGCATCCCGGTGATCACGGTGAACTCGGGCTCCGAGAAGTCCAAGGACTTCGGCGCGCTCACCCACATCGGGCAGGACGAGACCATCGCGGGCGAGGCCGTCGGCGAGGAGCTCAACAAGCGCGGCAGGAAGAAGGCGCTCTGCGTCCTGCACGAGCAGGGCAACGTCGGCCACGAGCAGCGCTGCGCCGGCACCAAGAAGGCCTTCAAGGGCGACCTGCAGAACCTCTACGTCACGGGCACCAACATGCCCGACGTCCAGTCCTCCATCGAGGCCAAGCTCCAGGCGGACAAGTCCATCGACTCCGTGGTCACCCTCGGCGCGCCGTTCGCGGACACCGCCGTCAAGGCCAAGGACTCCGCGGGCAGCTCCGCCGAGGTCGACACCTTCGACCTGAACGCCAAGGTCGCCGCCGAACTCAAGGACGGCACCCTCGGCTTCGCCGTCGACCAGCAGCCCTACCTCCAGGGGTACGAGGCCGTGGACCTGCTCTGGCTCTACAAGTACAACGGCGATGTGCTCGGCGGCGGGCTGCCGGTGCTGACCGGACCCCAGATCATCACCAAGGACGCGGCCGCCGAGCTGGAGGAATACACGAAGCGGGGGACCCGATGA
- a CDS encoding ABC transporter permease, whose product MTATAPAPASTKDERLIHRSVLRKLLGRPELGSVVGAIAVFIFFSIVADSFLRASSLSTVLYAASTIGIMAVPVALLMIGGEFDLSAGVLVTTSALVSSMFSYQMTANVWVGVGVSLLTTLALGAFNGFMLTRTKLPSFIITLGTFLMLTGLNLGFTKLISGTVSTKSIADMEGFVSAKKVFASQLTVGPVDLKVTILWWFGLVALATWILLRTRFGNWIFAVGGEADAARAVGVPVYKTKIGLYMGVGFAAWISGQHLLFSFDVVQSGEGVGNELIYIIAAVIGGCLITGGYGSAIGSAVGAFIFGMTSKGIVYAEWNPDWFKFFLGAMLLLATLLNAWVRKRAEATA is encoded by the coding sequence ATGACCGCCACCGCACCAGCGCCGGCGTCCACGAAGGACGAGCGGCTGATCCACCGGTCCGTGCTGCGCAAGCTGCTCGGCCGCCCGGAGCTCGGCTCGGTCGTCGGCGCCATCGCCGTCTTCATCTTCTTCTCGATCGTCGCGGACAGCTTCCTCCGCGCCTCCAGCCTCTCGACGGTCCTGTACGCGGCGTCGACCATCGGCATCATGGCGGTGCCGGTGGCGCTGCTGATGATCGGCGGCGAGTTCGACCTGTCGGCCGGTGTGCTGGTGACGACGTCGGCGCTCGTCTCGTCGATGTTCAGCTACCAGATGACGGCGAACGTCTGGGTGGGCGTCGGCGTCTCGCTGCTGACCACGCTCGCCCTCGGCGCCTTCAACGGCTTCATGCTGACCCGTACCAAACTGCCCAGCTTCATCATCACGCTCGGCACCTTCCTCATGCTGACCGGGCTCAACCTCGGCTTCACCAAGCTGATCAGCGGCACGGTCTCCACGAAGTCCATCGCCGACATGGAGGGCTTCGTCTCCGCGAAGAAGGTGTTCGCCTCTCAGCTGACCGTCGGCCCGGTCGACCTCAAGGTCACCATCCTGTGGTGGTTCGGCCTGGTCGCGCTCGCCACCTGGATCCTGCTGCGCACCCGCTTCGGCAACTGGATCTTCGCGGTCGGCGGCGAGGCCGACGCGGCCCGCGCGGTCGGTGTGCCGGTCTACAAGACCAAGATCGGCCTGTACATGGGCGTGGGCTTCGCCGCCTGGATCTCCGGCCAGCACCTGCTCTTCTCGTTCGACGTGGTCCAGTCCGGCGAGGGCGTCGGCAACGAGCTGATCTACATCATCGCGGCCGTCATCGGCGGCTGCCTGATCACCGGCGGCTACGGCTCCGCGATCGGCTCCGCGGTCGGCGCGTTCATCTTCGGCATGACCAGCAAGGGCATCGTCTACGCCGAGTGGAACCCGGACTGGTTCAAGTTCTTCCTGGGAGCGATGCTCCTTCTGGCCACCCTGCTCAACGCATGGGTACGCAAGCGGGCGGAGGCGACGGCATGA